A region of Chloracidobacterium sp. DNA encodes the following proteins:
- a CDS encoding S41 family peptidase yields MSKQFALFSVVLVLIGVIAGGLFGRLPSRTSADNGISSEKVLSDYKEALNLINESYSGAIDQEKATDSAMQSMLWTLDPHSSFFSREELRKLDEEQSSQFYGIGVSILQRRGGVFVQSVIPNTPADKAGIRYGDRFFSVEGKDAKDWSSGEVSKNVRGEKGTTVKVQIERVGSSAPLDFEIVRGGVPLPSIRNYFMLPNAIGYVGLTGGFQQTTSEELSLAVADLKKKGMKSLILDLRGNPGGILEQAVGVVSKFIPAGQTVVSVKGAGGQQERVLKATGGNPETFPLVVMINGGSASASEIVAGAVQDYDRGVVVGSDSFGKGLVQRVFRLPYSTGITLTTARYYTPFGRSLQRDYSNGSIYDYYTHGEDQPDVADSDVKPKPAGSPVTTANGRVLLGGRGIEPDVKADTPVLTPLRLRINEAAFFFVRQLVAGKIAGFESYKTEKQNFKALVLPNEFLITDKLFEAFRSFSAADKANGLSAQNITSQLDYARTRLREEIATANYSNEAGVQVLLETDPQVLKAIEVMPQAGNLVAAAPFGGIMN; encoded by the coding sequence ATGAGCAAACAATTCGCTTTATTTTCAGTTGTTTTGGTTTTGATCGGCGTTATTGCCGGAGGGCTTTTTGGCAGGCTCCCGTCGCGAACGTCAGCAGATAACGGAATTTCCTCCGAGAAGGTGCTTTCAGATTACAAAGAAGCACTCAACCTCATAAACGAGAGCTACTCTGGCGCGATCGACCAGGAAAAGGCCACAGACAGTGCTATGCAGAGCATGCTGTGGACGCTTGATCCTCACTCATCGTTCTTCTCTCGCGAAGAACTGCGAAAACTCGACGAAGAGCAGTCATCGCAGTTTTACGGCATCGGCGTATCAATATTACAGCGGCGCGGCGGCGTTTTTGTTCAATCGGTGATTCCAAACACGCCTGCCGACAAGGCTGGTATTCGCTATGGTGACAGGTTTTTTTCGGTTGAGGGCAAGGATGCAAAAGACTGGTCAAGCGGCGAGGTCTCTAAGAATGTTCGCGGCGAAAAAGGAACAACCGTAAAGGTCCAGATCGAACGTGTTGGCAGTTCCGCGCCGCTTGATTTTGAGATCGTTCGCGGCGGAGTTCCACTCCCGTCGATCCGCAATTATTTTATGCTGCCGAACGCTATCGGTTACGTTGGACTCACGGGTGGTTTTCAGCAGACGACATCTGAGGAGCTTTCGCTTGCGGTTGCCGATCTAAAAAAGAAAGGAATGAAAAGCCTCATTCTTGACCTACGAGGCAATCCGGGCGGCATTTTGGAGCAAGCTGTCGGCGTTGTCAGCAAATTTATTCCCGCAGGACAAACAGTCGTTTCTGTCAAAGGAGCGGGAGGCCAGCAAGAGCGTGTGCTAAAGGCAACCGGCGGAAATCCTGAGACATTTCCCTTGGTCGTGATGATCAATGGCGGATCGGCATCAGCGTCGGAGATAGTCGCCGGTGCGGTTCAGGATTACGATCGCGGTGTCGTAGTCGGAAGCGACAGTTTTGGAAAGGGATTGGTTCAACGAGTGTTTCGTCTGCCATACAGCACAGGAATAACGCTGACGACGGCGAGATACTACACACCGTTTGGGCGTTCGCTGCAGCGCGATTATTCGAACGGTTCTATATACGATTACTATACGCATGGTGAAGATCAGCCGGACGTTGCCGATTCAGATGTGAAACCAAAGCCTGCCGGAAGTCCTGTTACGACTGCGAATGGACGTGTCCTTTTGGGAGGACGCGGCATCGAGCCGGATGTGAAAGCTGATACTCCGGTCCTTACGCCTTTGCGTTTGCGTATCAACGAGGCGGCATTCTTTTTCGTCCGCCAGCTTGTTGCCGGAAAGATCGCTGGATTTGAAAGTTACAAAACAGAAAAGCAAAACTTCAAAGCATTGGTTCTGCCCAATGAATTTCTTATTACGGACAAGCTGTTTGAAGCCTTTCGCAGTTTCTCGGCCGCTGACAAAGCTAACGGATTGAGTGCTCAAAATATTACGTCTCAATTAGACTACGCCAGAACGCGTCTGCGTGAAGAGATCGCAACCGCAAACTATTCAAACGAGGCCGGCGTGCAAGTTCTGCTAGAGACGGATCCTCAAGTACTAAAAGCGATCGAGGTCATGCCGCAGGCCGGTAATTTAGTAGCTGCCGCTCCGTTCGGCGGGATAATGAATTAG
- a CDS encoding glycosyltransferase family 2 protein: MKPDVSIVIPAYNESERLGAPLKTILEFVSTAGLNAEVIVVDDGSSDDTAKVAERILQEMPNIQSNVIRYEKNRGKGFAVKTGLLAAKADVALFSDADLSTPIEEMSKLVDPILKGEYDVTFGSRALDRSLIGTRQPWRREQGGRVMNFIIRTMSGLPFSDTQCGFKAFDLVKYRPLLDLMKIDRFGFDVEFLFVANYHKLRLKEIAVRWNDVEGSKVSVFRDTRRMISELNQIRSNAKSGKYNIV; this comes from the coding sequence ATGAAACCTGACGTATCAATAGTGATCCCTGCATATAACGAGAGCGAGCGTCTAGGCGCTCCGCTTAAAACCATTCTCGAATTCGTCTCGACGGCCGGCTTGAACGCAGAGGTGATCGTCGTGGATGATGGCTCGTCCGACGACACCGCAAAAGTCGCCGAGCGCATCCTTCAGGAAATGCCCAATATCCAGTCCAACGTAATTCGATACGAAAAGAACCGTGGAAAAGGTTTCGCCGTAAAAACTGGACTGCTGGCAGCAAAAGCCGACGTTGCTCTATTCTCCGACGCCGACCTGTCAACGCCGATCGAAGAAATGTCCAAGCTTGTCGATCCGATCCTCAAAGGTGAATATGATGTGACATTTGGCTCACGAGCTCTCGACCGCAGCCTGATCGGCACTCGCCAGCCATGGCGTCGCGAACAAGGTGGCCGCGTAATGAACTTCATCATCCGGACAATGTCCGGCCTGCCATTTTCCGATACGCAATGCGGATTTAAGGCCTTTGATCTTGTAAAGTACCGTCCGCTGCTCGACCTGATGAAGATCGACCGCTTTGGTTTCGATGTCGAATTCCTCTTCGTCGCCAACTATCACAAGCTGCGTCTAAAAGAGATCGCCGTCCGCTGGAACGACGTCGAAGGCTCAAAGGTCAGCGTCTTCCGCGACACTCGGCGTATGATTAGCGAATTGAATCAGATAAGAAGTAATGCCAAGTCTGGAAAATATAATATCGTCTAG
- a CDS encoding pyridoxine 5'-phosphate synthase, whose product MTAKLNVNIDHVATIREARKTIEPSVVDAALICEQAGADGITVHLRGDRRHIQDRDIEQLREIVTTYLNVEMAATDEMVGIAIKTKPDAVSLVPESPNEVTTEGGLDVIGNFDNVRSATEKLKAAGILVSIFIDPDIEQIDAAKKAGAQQVELCTAEYAELTLVASDTMSEPGAIATGFPNGEGAQKAGSELSRIAAAAVHAHKVGLKVAAGHGLTTRNVAALAAIPEITEFNIGHHIISRSVFIGLNQAVKEMIAAIS is encoded by the coding sequence ATGACCGCCAAACTCAACGTCAATATCGACCACGTCGCCACGATCCGCGAGGCCCGCAAGACCATCGAGCCGAGCGTCGTCGATGCTGCGCTAATATGCGAACAGGCCGGAGCTGACGGTATTACCGTGCATCTTCGCGGAGACAGGCGACACATTCAAGACCGCGATATTGAGCAGCTTCGCGAAATTGTAACAACTTATCTCAACGTCGAAATGGCCGCGACAGACGAAATGGTCGGCATCGCGATCAAGACCAAACCCGACGCAGTCTCGCTCGTTCCTGAAAGCCCAAATGAGGTCACGACCGAAGGCGGCCTTGATGTGATCGGCAATTTCGATAACGTAAGATCTGCGACCGAAAAACTAAAAGCCGCAGGAATTCTCGTCAGCATCTTCATCGATCCCGATATCGAACAGATCGACGCCGCAAAAAAAGCCGGTGCCCAACAGGTCGAACTCTGCACCGCTGAATATGCCGAACTTACGCTCGTCGCTTCGGACACAATGTCAGAACCGGGAGCGATAGCGACTGGGTTTCCAAACGGAGAAGGTGCCCAAAAAGCCGGATCAGAACTCTCTCGCATCGCCGCCGCCGCCGTTCACGCTCACAAGGTCGGCCTAAAAGTCGCCGCCGGCCATGGCCTAACCACTCGAAACGTCGCCGCCCTCGCCGCAATACCCGAAATAACCGAATTCAACATCGGCCATCATATTATTTCCCGATCTGTTTTTATCGGTTTAAATCAGGCAGTAAAAGAGATGATCGCCGCCATCTCATAG
- a CDS encoding serine/threonine protein kinase yields MIEAGTTLQQRYRIDKQIGQGGMGAVYVATDERFNSIVAIKETLCMDDNFLKAIEREARLLNSLKHSALPRVSDHFLERESQFLVMEYIQGEDLGRMLEDQDRPFDVEQVLKWADQLLDALDYLHNQNMPVVHRDIKPQNLKITHDGQIILLDFGLAKGNPTDAGHKTAAKSIFGYSRNYASLEQIQGTGTDPRSDLYSLAATLYHLLTNTAPEDALTRAMSVLSQKPDPLIPANLVNSNVPPGVAGVLQKALDLNAGERPASAAEMRQMFRESENYAHLAVASAYPTQAFSTNVYSQPTKLMSDETRAAALMNTDVKTEFGSAFVSDETSVSPNRVATGGMTGSTPKRRALAMAVGALIVLLVGGGIAGGLYVVNPSLFGVTQETEKTAQPQPLANTNSTRPTNAEAVQMAAETAVNANSAAAPIAENPRSAEKPLETTKTGKSSSDNAKTADESFDIIGDPEDPDQVTIKTVDKTGKVTTMTVRPKEIPDMPVPPVEGYDPFPPKVDPSKLTPAQRRKLQRVWRFNQIRPTPNTQQTPTN; encoded by the coding sequence ATGATCGAAGCCGGAACAACATTGCAGCAGCGTTATCGGATCGACAAACAGATCGGCCAGGGTGGTATGGGTGCGGTTTATGTTGCGACGGACGAGCGATTTAACAGCATTGTCGCGATCAAAGAGACGTTGTGCATGGACGACAACTTTCTCAAGGCCATCGAACGCGAAGCTCGCTTGCTAAACAGCCTCAAACATTCCGCTCTGCCGCGTGTTAGCGACCATTTTCTTGAAAGAGAAAGCCAGTTTCTCGTCATGGAGTACATTCAGGGCGAAGATCTTGGTCGCATGCTTGAGGATCAGGACCGGCCGTTTGATGTTGAACAAGTGTTGAAATGGGCCGACCAACTGCTTGATGCTCTTGATTATCTGCACAATCAGAATATGCCCGTCGTCCATCGCGATATTAAGCCGCAGAATCTCAAGATCACGCACGACGGCCAGATCATTCTTCTAGATTTTGGCCTCGCGAAAGGAAATCCCACCGACGCCGGCCACAAGACAGCGGCTAAGAGCATCTTCGGATACTCCCGAAATTACGCTTCGCTCGAGCAGATTCAGGGAACAGGAACCGATCCGCGAAGCGATCTTTATTCGCTCGCCGCGACCTTGTATCACCTTTTGACAAATACCGCGCCGGAAGATGCATTGACGCGGGCGATGAGCGTTCTCAGCCAAAAGCCGGATCCGCTAATTCCTGCAAATCTAGTTAATTCCAACGTTCCGCCGGGAGTCGCAGGTGTGTTACAAAAAGCTCTCGACCTAAACGCGGGTGAACGCCCTGCCTCTGCTGCCGAGATGCGGCAGATGTTTCGCGAGAGTGAAAACTACGCGCATCTCGCCGTCGCCTCGGCTTATCCTACTCAAGCCTTCTCAACAAATGTTTACTCTCAACCGACAAAATTAATGTCCGATGAAACGCGTGCCGCCGCGCTCATGAACACAGATGTAAAGACCGAGTTTGGGTCTGCGTTCGTTTCTGACGAAACATCCGTCAGCCCTAACCGCGTTGCAACCGGCGGCATGACCGGTTCAACACCCAAAAGGCGCGCCTTGGCAATGGCCGTTGGAGCGTTGATCGTACTGCTTGTTGGCGGCGGCATTGCGGGCGGGCTATATGTCGTCAACCCTTCGCTTTTTGGAGTCACGCAAGAAACGGAAAAGACTGCTCAGCCTCAGCCTTTGGCAAACACCAATTCCACTCGTCCAACAAACGCGGAAGCTGTCCAAATGGCTGCAGAAACAGCCGTAAATGCAAACTCAGCTGCCGCTCCGATAGCTGAGAACCCGCGTTCGGCTGAAAAACCGCTCGAGACGACAAAGACTGGTAAGAGTTCTTCTGACAATGCGAAAACTGCGGATGAATCGTTTGACATCATCGGTGACCCAGAAGATCCAGATCAGGTTACGATCAAGACAGTGGACAAAACCGGCAAAGTTACCACGATGACCGTCAGGCCAAAAGAAATACCTGATATGCCGGTACCGCCAGTCGAAGGTTATGATCCTTTTCCGCCAAAGGTAGATCCAAGCAAACTCACGCCCGCACAGCGACGAAAACTGCAAAGGGTTTGGCGGTTCAATCAGATACGTCCGACACCAAACACGCAACAGACGCCGACCAATTAG
- a CDS encoding PilZ domain-containing protein, producing MLPSGSENIGSAERPPSPPAVDKEHRRIQRISLPLPVRVEVKVDKTVSWNEITRLSDVSAFGAGFSLKRPIKRGRIVLMTVPMPRQLRSYDYGEPQYKIWGLVRRCLSIGRDPSTPEYAIGVAFVGKKPPPDYLEHPSMLYDVSHREAEGGGFYHLVGADLTVNDSDLPSELRKQTRYHIPESLKIEKVDQAGNILATETTVTENVSLGGASVFTTLQVEKGDFLRVTSDRFNVTILSVVRGFRLGHDNIPRVHVEFIDRFFPLEGIESTL from the coding sequence ATGCTTCCTTCCGGATCTGAAAATATCGGTTCTGCCGAACGACCACCGAGTCCACCAGCGGTCGATAAAGAACATCGACGAATACAGCGTATCTCGCTGCCGCTTCCGGTGCGCGTCGAGGTCAAGGTCGATAAGACGGTTTCGTGGAACGAGATCACGCGATTGAGCGATGTTTCGGCCTTCGGGGCGGGATTTAGCTTAAAACGGCCGATCAAACGCGGACGCATCGTGCTGATGACAGTGCCTATGCCGCGACAGCTTCGATCCTATGATTATGGCGAGCCGCAATACAAAATTTGGGGATTGGTGCGTCGATGTCTTTCGATTGGAAGAGACCCATCAACGCCCGAATATGCAATAGGTGTGGCTTTCGTTGGAAAGAAACCACCGCCGGACTATCTGGAGCATCCTTCCATGCTCTATGACGTCTCGCATCGAGAAGCAGAAGGCGGAGGCTTTTATCACCTTGTTGGAGCTGACCTGACTGTAAATGACAGCGATCTGCCATCTGAACTTCGTAAGCAGACGCGCTATCACATTCCAGAATCGCTAAAAATTGAAAAAGTGGACCAAGCAGGCAATATTCTCGCAACCGAGACAACTGTGACCGAGAACGTAAGCCTCGGAGGAGCATCTGTTTTCACCACATTGCAGGTTGAAAAGGGAGATTTTCTGCGTGTCACGAGCGATCGGTTCAACGTAACAATTCTTTCGGTTGTGCGAGGTTTTCGCCTCGGCCATGACAACATTCCACGTGTGCACGTGGAGTTTATCGACCGCTTTTTCCCGCTCGAAGGCATAGAATCGACCCTTTAG
- the gyrA gene encoding DNA gyrase subunit A — MDSLIERNQINIEDEMRRSYLDYAMSVIIGRALPDVRDGLKPVHRRVLWAMNELGNTYNKPYKKSARVVGDTIGKYHPHGDTAVYDTVVRMAQEFSMRYPLVDGQGNFGSIDGDNPAAMRYTEVRLAKITNEVLDDIEKETVDFQPNYDESLSEPKVLPTRIPLLLVNGSEGIAVGMATKIPPHNLTEILEATIALIKNPAITIDELITHVPGPDFPTYGFIYGREEIHRAYKTGRGIIQMRARAVVDEVGRGDRVKNAVVITEIPYQVNKARLIEKIAELVHEKRLDGISEIRDESNREGMRIVIELKRDAIPQVILNKLYKLTPMQSSFGIINIAIVDGQPKVLNLKEMLEAFVEFRREVVRRRTEFDLRKAQARAHILEGLNKAIDALDYIIPAIRNSRSVDEAKLWLTANLSTASEIKAWRGVTGEKSKDQFLKELNKVISGLDFSDIQAQAILDLQLRRLSALERQKILDEYAEIIKYIAELENILQNESVLRQVITEELIEVKRQFGDARRTIIVDAGVDLSIEDLIPDEDVAITVTNAGYIKRTPIAAYSRQGRGGKGRLGAKAKNEDFVENLFIASTHAFLMIFTDDGQVFKIKVHEIPEGDTSARGKAVVNLVQLSQERKLVAVMAVRDFGEEIYLTMVTKNGVIKKTSLGDYQNIRVTGINAINIDEGDELLEVIRTDGKRQIFIATHDGMAVKFNESDVRPMGRATRGVRGVNLRKGDFVVSVCSVSQEGTEKMLSVSEKGFGKQTTVDSYRLTKRGGVGVINMKTTEKTGKVVASFPIEDDSEIMIITQQAKLIRLGVDKIRETGRSAQGVTLIKCGEDDLVTSASLLPPEDEEGDE; from the coding sequence ATGGATTCATTAATAGAACGCAATCAGATCAATATCGAAGACGAAATGCGTCGGTCGTATCTCGACTACGCAATGTCGGTTATCATCGGCCGAGCCCTTCCCGACGTACGTGACGGCCTCAAACCAGTCCATCGCCGCGTGCTTTGGGCTATGAATGAGCTTGGCAACACATATAACAAGCCGTACAAGAAATCGGCACGTGTAGTCGGCGACACCATCGGTAAATATCATCCACATGGCGACACGGCGGTTTACGATACGGTCGTTCGAATGGCGCAGGAATTCTCGATGCGTTATCCGCTGGTTGACGGCCAGGGCAATTTCGGCTCGATCGACGGCGACAATCCGGCGGCGATGCGTTACACCGAAGTCCGCCTCGCAAAGATCACCAACGAAGTCCTCGATGACATCGAAAAGGAAACAGTTGATTTCCAACCGAACTACGACGAATCGCTGTCCGAGCCAAAAGTTTTGCCGACGCGAATTCCGCTCCTGCTTGTAAACGGTTCCGAAGGCATTGCTGTCGGTATGGCGACGAAAATTCCGCCGCACAATCTGACGGAGATACTCGAAGCGACTATTGCGTTGATCAAAAATCCTGCGATCACCATTGACGAACTGATAACGCACGTTCCAGGACCAGATTTCCCGACTTATGGCTTTATCTATGGCCGTGAAGAGATCCATCGAGCATACAAGACCGGCCGCGGCATCATCCAGATGCGTGCCCGTGCAGTTGTCGATGAGGTCGGCCGCGGCGATCGTGTGAAAAACGCCGTCGTCATCACTGAGATACCGTATCAGGTGAATAAAGCGCGTCTGATCGAGAAGATCGCCGAGCTTGTTCACGAAAAACGTCTCGACGGCATCTCGGAGATCCGCGACGAATCGAACCGCGAAGGAATGCGCATCGTCATCGAACTAAAACGCGATGCGATCCCGCAAGTCATTCTCAACAAGCTCTACAAGCTGACGCCGATGCAATCGTCGTTCGGCATTATTAACATCGCGATCGTTGACGGGCAGCCCAAGGTTCTCAACCTTAAGGAGATGCTCGAGGCGTTTGTCGAATTTCGCCGCGAGGTCGTAAGGCGTCGCACTGAGTTCGATCTCCGCAAAGCACAAGCAAGAGCACATATTTTGGAAGGCTTGAACAAAGCGATCGACGCTCTCGACTACATCATTCCGGCGATCCGCAATTCGCGTTCGGTGGACGAAGCCAAATTGTGGCTCACGGCAAATCTCTCGACCGCAAGTGAGATCAAAGCTTGGCGTGGCGTTACGGGCGAGAAATCGAAAGATCAGTTCCTGAAAGAACTCAACAAGGTGATCTCAGGCCTCGATTTCAGCGACATCCAGGCACAGGCGATACTCGATCTGCAGTTGCGTCGCTTATCAGCTCTTGAGCGTCAGAAAATTCTTGACGAATACGCCGAGATCATCAAATACATCGCCGAGCTCGAAAATATTCTCCAAAACGAAAGCGTTCTGCGTCAGGTCATCACCGAAGAACTCATTGAGGTCAAGCGTCAATTCGGCGACGCTCGGAGAACGATCATCGTCGATGCAGGCGTTGATTTGAGCATCGAAGACCTAATACCCGACGAGGACGTTGCGATCACCGTGACAAACGCCGGTTACATCAAACGAACGCCCATCGCGGCTTACTCGCGGCAAGGACGCGGCGGCAAAGGCCGTCTCGGGGCAAAGGCGAAGAACGAAGATTTTGTCGAAAATCTGTTCATCGCCTCGACGCACGCGTTTCTGATGATCTTCACCGACGACGGACAGGTCTTTAAGATAAAGGTCCACGAAATTCCCGAAGGCGACACCTCGGCTCGCGGCAAAGCGGTCGTCAATCTCGTCCAGCTTTCGCAAGAGCGTAAATTGGTTGCCGTAATGGCAGTTCGTGATTTTGGCGAAGAGATCTATCTAACAATGGTCACAAAGAACGGCGTTATCAAAAAGACGTCGCTCGGCGATTACCAGAACATCCGCGTCACCGGCATCAACGCCATCAACATCGACGAAGGTGACGAGCTGCTCGAAGTCATCCGTACCGACGGCAAACGGCAGATCTTCATCGCGACCCACGACGGCATGGCAGTTAAATTTAACGAAAGCGATGTTCGCCCGATGGGCCGTGCGACACGCGGAGTTCGCGGCGTCAATCTTCGCAAGGGCGATTTTGTCGTATCGGTCTGCTCCGTATCGCAGGAAGGTACTGAAAAGATGTTGTCCGTCTCTGAAAAGGGCTTTGGCAAACAGACGACTGTCGATAGCTACCGCCTGACCAAACGCGGCGGCGTCGGCGTTATCAATATGAAAACGACCGAAAAGACCGGCAAGGTCGTCGCCTCGTTCCCCATCGAAGACGACAGCGAGATCATGATCATCACCCAACAAGCGAAGCTCATCCGCCTCGGCGTCGACAAGATCCGTGAAACCGGAAGATCCGCCCAGGGCGTCACGCTCATTAAGTGCGGCGAAGACGACCTAGTCACCAGCGCCTCACTCCTCCCGCCGGAAGACGAGGAAGGTGACGAATAA
- a CDS encoding type II toxin-antitoxin system Phd/YefM family antitoxin, translating into MSSEGRNKFSELVANAAKGGPQVITKRGKEVAVILSVKEYRRLKAKERPFTSLLDNPLRKIHP; encoded by the coding sequence CTGTCGAGTGAAGGCCGAAACAAATTCAGCGAGTTGGTTGCCAACGCCGCTAAAGGTGGGCCGCAAGTTATAACTAAACGCGGGAAAGAAGTCGCGGTTATCTTATCCGTTAAGGAATACCGCCGTTTGAAAGCTAAAGAAAGGCCGTTTACTTCTCTGCTCGATAATCCCTTAAGAAAAATACATCCATAA